Genomic segment of Tripterygium wilfordii isolate XIE 37 unplaced genomic scaffold, ASM1340144v1 ctg241, whole genome shotgun sequence:
gcaaaatgttccttatgatgtgattaatgtctctgtacaaattcagctcatttagatgtcatttgatataaaaacgatcgttgagttcacaactagttttaaaacacttgaatgaaaaaccaattaagagaaatctcaaattcaatcaatttaccatcaaattcatcacaaagatcatgtaatcaaatagcatagcatgatacaatcatcaaaacaaaaaatattggacCTTTGGCCAacacaagttacgtctcaacttgcaccaaaacgtgaaaagctcccctatggagagagttgagcacttccaaagcatcaatgtggaccattgtactctatttagtgctcttaaaagtctaacttgctagttgagccttcgtgccacgtttcgtaaggtaaagacgcgaagagaccaagttacgtctcaacttgcacaaaaacgtgaaaagctcctctatggagagagttgagcacttccaaagcatcaatgtggaccgttgtactctatttagtgctcttaaaagtctaacttgctagttgagccttcgtgccacgtttcgtaaggtaaagacgcaaatagaccaagttacgtctcaacttgcaccaaaatgtgaaaagctcctctatggagagagttgagcacttccaaagcatcaatgtggacctttgtactctattgagtgctcttaaaagtctaacttactagttgagccttcgtgccacgtttcttaaggtaaagacgcgaatagaccaagttttgtcccaacttgcacaaaaacgtgaaaagctcctccatggagagagttgagcacatccaaaccatcaatgtggaccgttgtactctatttagtgctcttaaatgtctaacttgctagttgagccttcgtgccacgtttcgtaaggtaaagacgcgaatagaccaagttacgtctcaacttgcaccaaaacgtgaaaagctcatctatggagagagttgagcacttccaaagcatcaatgtggaccgttgtactctattgagtgctcttaaaaatctaacttgctagttgagccttcgtgccacgtttcgtaaggtaaagacgcgaatagtccaagttatgtctcaaattgcacaaaaacgtgaaatgctcctctacggagagagttgagcacttccaaagcatcaatgtggaccgttgtactctatttagtgctcttaaaagtctaacttgctagttgagccttcgtgccacgtttcgtaaggtaaagacgcgaagagaccaagttacgtctcaacttgcacaaaaacgtgaaaagctcctctatggagagagttgagcacttccaaagcatcaatgtgtacggttctactctatttagtgctcttaaaagtctaacttgctagttgagccttcgtgccacgtttcttaaggtaaagacgcgaatagaccaagttatgtctcaaattgcacaaaaacgtgaaaaggtcctctatggagagagttgagcacttccgaagcatcaatgtggaccattgtactctattgagtgctcttaaaagtctaacttgctagttgagccttcgtgccacgtttcgtaaggtaaagacgcgaatagaccaagttatgtctcaaattgcacaaaaacgtgaaaagctcctctatggagagagttgagcacttccgaagcatcaatgcggaccgttgtactctatttagtgctcttaaacgtctaacttgctagttgagccttcgtgccacgtttcgtaaggtaaagacgtgaatagaccaagttacgtctcaacttgcaccaaaacgtgaaaagctcccctatggagagagttgagcacttccaaagcatcaatgtggaccgttgtactctattgagtgctcttaaaagtctaacttgctagttgagccttcgtgccacgtttcgtaaggtaaagacgcgaatagtccaagttatgtctcaaagtgcacaaaaaagtgaaatgctcctctacggagagagttgagcacttccaaagcatcaatgtggaccgttgtactctattgagtgctcttaaaagtctaacttgctagttgagccttcgtgccacttttttaaggttaagacgcgaatagaccaagttacgtctcaacttgcacaaaaacgtgaaaagctcctctatggagagagttgagcactttcaaagcatcaatgtggaccggtgtactgtatttagtgctcttaaaagtctaacttgctagttgagccttcgtgccacgtttcttaaggtaaagacgcgaatagtccaagttatgtctcaaattgcacaaaaacgtgaaaagctcctctacggagagagttgagctcttccgaagcatcaatgtggaccattgtactctattgagtgttcttaaaagtctaacttgctagttgagccttcgtgccacgtttcgtaaggtaaagacgcgaatagaccaagttatgtctcaaattgcacaaaaacgtgaaaagctcatctatggagagagttgagcacttccgaagcatcaatgtggaccgttgtactctatttagtgctcttaaaagtctaacttgctagttgagccttcgtgccacgtttcgtaaggtaaagacgtgaatagaccaagttacgtctcaacttgcaccaaaacgtgaaaagctcctctatggagagagttgagcacttcgaaagcatcaatgtggaccgttgtactctattgagtgctcttaaaagtctaactttctagttgagccttcgtgccacgtttcgtaaggtaaatatgcgaatagaccaagttacgtctcaacttgcgcaaaaacgtgaaaagctcctctatggagagagttgagcaattccaaagaatcaatgtgtaccgttgtactctatttagtgctcttaaatgtctaacttgctagttgagccttcgtgccacgtttcgtgaggtaaagatgcgaatagaccaagttatgtttgaaattgcacaaaaacgtgaaatgctccattatggagagagttgagcaattccaaagcatgaatgtggaccgttgtactctatttagtgctcttaaaagtctaacttgctagttgagccttcgtgccacgtttcgtaaggtaaagacgcgaagagaccaagttacgtctcaacttgcacaaaaacgtgaaaagctcctctatggagagagttgagcacttccaaagcatcaatgtggaccgttgtactctatttagtgctcttaaaagtctaacttgctagttgagccttcgtgccacgtttcgtaaggtaaaaacgcgaatagaccaagttacgtctcaacttgcaccaaaatgtgaaaagctcctctatggagagagttgagcacttccagagcatcaatgtggaccgttgtactctattgagtgctcttaaaagtctaacttactagttgagccttcgtgccacgtttcttaaggtaaagacgcgaatagaccaagttttgtcccaacttgcataaaaacgtgaaaagctcctccatggagagagttgagcacatccaaaccatcaatgtggaccgttgtactctatttagtgctcttaaatgtctaacttgctagttgagccttcgtgccacgtttcgtaaggtaaagacgcgaatagaccaagttacgtctcaacttgcaccaaaacgtgaaaagctcatctatggagagagttgagcacttccaaagcatcaatgtggaccgttgtactctattgagtgctctaaaaagtctaacttgctagttgagcctttgtgccacgtttcgtaaggtaaagacgcgaatagtccaatttatgtctcaaattgcacaaaaatgtgaaatgctcctctacggagagagttgagcacttccaaagcatcaatgtggaccgttgtactctattgagtgctcttaaaagtctaacttgctagttgagccttcgtgccacgtttcgtaaggtaaagacgcgaagagaccaagttacgtctcaacttgcacaaaaacatgaaaagctcctctatggagagagttgagcacttccaaagcatcaatgtgtaccgttctactctatttagtgctcttaaaagtctaacttgctagttgagccttcgtgccacgtttcttaaggtaaagacgcgaatagaccaagttatgtctcaaattgcacaaaaacgtgaaaagctcctctatggagagagttgagcacttccgaagcatcaatgtggaccattgtactctattgagtgctcttaaaagtctaacttgctagttgagccttcgtgccacgtttcgtaaggtaaagacgcgaatagaccaagttatgtctcaaattgcacaaaaacatgaaaagctcctctatggagagagttgagcacttccgaagcatcaatgtggaccgttgtactctatttagtgctcttaaaagtctaacttgctagttgagccttcgtgccacgtttcgtaaggtaaagacgtgaatagaccaagttacgtctcaacttgcaccaaaacgtgaaaagctcccctatggagagagttgagcacttccaaagcatcaatgtggaccgttgtactctattgagtgctcttaaaagtctaacttgctagttgagccttcgtgccacgtttcgtaaggtaaagacgcgaatagtccaagttatgtctcaaagtgcacaaaaaagtgaaatgctcctctacggagagagttgagcacttccaaagcatcaatgtggaccgttgtactctattgagtgctcttaaaagtctaacttgcaagttgagccttcgtgccacttttttaaggttaagacgcgaatagaccaagttacgtctcaacttgcacaaaaacgtgaaaagctcctctatggagagagttgtgttggaccaaaggtcctatattttttgttttgatgattgtatcatgctatgctatttgattacatgatctttgtgatgaatttgatggtaaattgattgaatttgagacttctcttaattggtttttcagtcaagtgttttaaaactagttgtgaactcaacgatcgtttttataccaaatgacatctaaatgagctgaaATTTTATagagacattaatcacatcataaggaacattttgcttgaaggaatgaataacaaattcttccgtttagtagctgaaaagctgtgccctagttcatatccgaaaattatgtttatttgtcttaattgagtgcttatgtgactaaatgatatttgtttgagctggaaacttatatgtacataagtccatatatattatgatgttatatgctctaattttgattatttgaactcaactaacctattgttcaagcatgaagctcaaatgagtttacaagcatatcttaaggtttttcaggttaagacaagagtcgtagtaatccggctgtccaagaatagtctcgtaagacttaggacaagctatgaaaatcctaagcactcttgcaaatccactagaaggtgaatgttgaaaatgtccaattcagacaagaagtgttcatttcagacaaggtgtgtccaattaggacgctgtgtcaatttcagacaagcactttatggtgagtatttggtggagatttcaacaaactacattcaaaatttaaagagaggattcgaaattcaaagttggagattcgaaattcgaaattcaaaatcaagtcaaggttgttgcatgattttcgaaatttagtgtacaagaacaagaatgtggcaaggttcaagatgtgttgctgtattttttgaagatcaaaatcaaagtttgttgcaacttatgaggagataaccaagagagagattcaagcccttgaaatcaaattttcaaagttgaagctgaggagatatcttcaaaggagctttgattggctgaaatttgaaagaagatgaagccaatttcaaaagtcatgttggtaaagatctcattcaagtcaaaatggagctgttatgatcaagtgattgcatttcttcaacaagagacttaaatggacgaaaatcttgggtgaacatggccaagtatgttgtctacattcaaagacaagagaatgatatatttgaatggaggatatcaagtttgttggcagaattgttcaaagagaggctgttgcactataaaaggagaatatcaagtttgttttcaaaaaactacattcaaattcaaagttcaagtgaagatgagaagatcaagggatgatctcaactatctctacttggctttcctataaatagccatccatacaagaggagatgacacaagacttgctacaagctacatatcctattctctcaagctctctttctctccagcaaaaggccaagtcttccaagtctagttctacaagcatatattgttgttactaaaaagctctccgacactttatatttcaatcctacctgtgagcctttgtcaaatttgtgagagttccctcaaaccttgttggttaaacactagagtggaacctagagcctaaaattgtatcccttaccttgtgaggttgtaaaaagtttaagggtgacttgtaaaaaccctctgtgagttgttggtttcttgaggaaactatttatcctagtggatttgaaaatcctaagcaagggtgcttaggtagtagacgtaggagggtgctccgaactactataaatcatcgtgtgctttactttttgcttgtttattgttttgcatgctttgattatttacttgttcaatactgccattcataattcttgatcattcgattatcttgtgataattttgggtgacttgaatttgaaagttcatttctctactcaatacttgcaaaatcaaatctgcccattttgtgtttatattggtcaaaacttttctaagcattctaatattgatattctgaactgttttcataatctggtacttattatgctctaatttcagttggttgatggtttagagttaaagcttgattttcggttcacatctaaatatattgttcttaatattgatatttcagcccctttaacctactttatgaaattctgaattagtgtgttgattacttgaatcctagcatcttatatcatatatattcgtttatatacatcttatatagttgtgttctacttgccctatcattttggattaagatattgcatctgaaactgaaattgatttgaaccggttagggctatactagtaaagaccaacttctgtactttgtgtctttgtttttgtggtctattttctgtttaaaagtaaggggattcacagttggaatttggggacacaattcaccccccccctcttgtgtcgcctaggtcctacaattggtatcggagcaaggactAGCTAGAAATTAGAATTAACACTCTACTAGCGTAAATGGCATTCACAACATCTCATGGTGAGGCTGAAGGTCTCTCTATGAACAGACctccatttttcaatggaaaagactatggtttttggaaaactagGATGAGAATTTTTATAAGATCAATTGACTTAGATTTATGGGATGTAATAGAGTATGGTCCACATAGGCCTAAGAAGAAATCAGGAGACACGCTTGTCgataaagaaagaagtgaatGGACAATGGAAGATAAGAAATTGGTTAGTCTAAATGATAGAGCTGTAAACATCTTACATTGTGCATTAATTAGAgctgaatttgatcatatttcaACTTGTAAAAGTGCTAGGGAGATTTGGTGCATGCTAGAGCTTAAACATGAAGGAACTAGTCAAGTAAAGGATACTAAGATAAATATGCTTGTACATGACTATGAATTGTTTAAGATGAAACCAAATGAATGCATTTCTGATATGTTTGCTCGTCTAACCACCATTTGTAATGAATTGCAAAGTCTTGGTAAAGTGTACTCAAATGCAGATAGAGTTCAAAAGGTACTAAGGAGCTTACCAAAGACATGGAAAGACAAAGTCACCGCAATCCAAGAGGCAAAGGACTTGCAGACCTTGAAGTTGGAGGAACTCATTGGGAGCTTAATGACACATGAGATTGAGCTAAAGAAgtatgaagaagaggatgagacACCTAGAAGAAAAGGAATAGCACTTGCTGCTAATTCGGATAGCTCaagtgatgaagatgaggagacacaaattgcaagaaatttcaGAAAGTTTATGAAATTTCAGAAGCAAGGAGGCTTCAAGAGAAAGGGTAACTTTAAGGGTAAGAAAAATGAACTAACATGTTTTAGATGTGGCAAAACAGGTCACTTGATTGCTGAATGCCCAAAACCTTCAAAGAAGAAGtttaaaggaaaaggaaagaaagagaagaaggccTTTAAAGCTACATGGGATAACACTAGCTCAGATGGCTCATCaagtgaagaagaggaagatcacACAGCCAAATTGTGTTTAATGGCAAAATCGGCTGAAGTCTCATCTAGTCAAGATGAGGTAGTAAGTGTTTCTGAATCTCAATGTTTTGATTCATTATCTGATGCATATGCTCAATTATGTGAATTTCATGAATCTCTAATGCTTAAATACAAGCTAGCTAAAAAGGAAATTTCTAgactaaagaaaattgaaaaggtgCATCTGCATGATTGTGTAGAATTGAAGACTAAGCATGATGATTTAGATATTACATGTAATGATCTTGCTGGTAATATTGATGATCTTGTGATGGAAATTGAAGCACTTAAAGAACACACATGTCAAGGCATAACTGATTTACAATTACAAAAGTTACGTGAATTTGATGAAATGCAAGAAAGAGTAAAAGAGTTAGATAGTGAAATACTGTCTTGGGAAGAGTATGAATCCAAAATGCTTGATAAACTCACAAATTTGAAATCTGAAGTAGAAAATCTAAATGAAAAGAACCAATTGCTTGAAATGAAATTCTCACAATTTTGTACAAGTTCTGAAAAATTGGATTTgctattttcttctcaaaggcatTATTTGGATAAGAGTGGAATTGGATATGATCCAATGAAGCTAAATGAGAGTCTAAGTGGCACAAGTGCCATGGGTAGAACCTCTATTGTGGCTGCCCAAAGGGCCAAGCTCCTAAGAGCTAGGGTTTCACACCCAAGGCCAGGTGtatttaaattgaaaaggtattgggtacctaaaggcatgagaaatgatgatataaatgcttATGTTGAATCTATGTATGGTGTGCATATTATTGCTAATGtgactaaccctaaaggatccaaggtttggatacctaagcttcattgattttattttaaaggTATGCTTAAAAACAGAATTCAAGAGTGGAGAATGGTATCTTGATAGTGGATGTTCTAGGcatatgactggaaatccaaCCATGTTCACTACCTTCACTAAAAAGAAACATGGTGGAAACATCACATTTGGAGATAACTCCAAAGGTAGAATTCTTGGAAATGGTTCCGTAGGTAATTCTTCCTTTGCCATAGATGGTGTGTTGTATGTGAGTGGTTTATCATTTAATCTCATTAGCATTAGTCAACTAGCTGATAAAGGATTTGTGGTAAAGTTCAAAAAGGACAAATACTTGATTAAAAATAAGTTAAAAGAATTGGTAGTTGCTGGTTCTAGAAGTGGCAATGTGTATGTTATTGATTTTGAATCTTTAAGTAGTAGtttaacttgtttgattgcttctaGTGATTGTGCATTACATTgacatagaagattaggtcatattggCATGTCAACTTTGAGAAAATTTGCATGCTAGAAATCTGGTATGAAGCTTACCTAGGTTGAAAGTTAACGAAAATCATATATGTGATGATTATTCTGTATATataaggaaaataataaaataatcattATTTCATATTCTTAAGATCAAGAGTGATATTGATATGTCTTGTTCTTAAATTTTAATGGTATAACTCTTGGTTAAGTCTTTTGTGCATAGTAAAAAGAAACAGGTTTTAAGAAACTTGCTCCACAATCTTGAGAGGTATTGATGCAAGCCATGAGAACATTCACATGAACAAGGTGTTCAAAGCTTCAAGTGTTCAAGCTAAGTAAATAAGATGCAAAGTGGACAAAAAGAGCATATGAAAACTATAGAATCAGCTAGTGTCATACTACACCCAAAAGAAGCAAACCTTTGAAGATACATCTTATGAGGTTTCAGCTAGATCAACAAGGGGTTCCTATGGTCAACTCTAAAGCCTTATTCTATCTTTAATATGGTACATTGCATGAACTATTTGATTCCATGAGTTGCTTGATTACATGAAATGATTGATTGCATATATGAAATGGTTGACGTCATTGTGTCAAATAGAATgattttgataatatatatgtCTTTGATTGAATTGCTTGAGAGTTTTAAAATTTGAGTCTAAAATGATCCATCTATAAAAATGGCATTGAAAAGAGATCTATGGGAGTTTAGTATAGGTTACTCAAAATGAATATGGCTTACTTTGAAGATTATAACTTGGGTAAGTTTAATCCGAAAAGAGACATTGTGCATAAAAGTTGATGTCATTGAATTCTTGATATCTTTGATTGATTAAtcccattttttttatcaaattgttATGACTAATTCTCTGCATCATTCAAGGGGGAGTTGTGTTCTCACATGTGAAAGGAAACTTTGGAACTAATGTCAAGGACCATATATTTGGTCACTATGCTCGTTTGatgaaatatatgtttttgaacTTATTTTAAAGAACTTGAATGATATATAGCATGTTATAGATGCTCCATGGTTAATTGAAAAGTGAGCTACAGTTGGCATCAAATGCTATTGTGATTTCAATTGATGTGTGAATCATATGCATGATTTTAGGGGGAGCATTGCATAAGAACCCTTTTCGGGTAAGATAGTTGAGTTTTGAAAAATGCAGTTTCATCCCACATACTTACATGGCATCATTTTTATAAAATTGTGCATTCATGGGCTGACTACTTCCTTTTTGATTGataacaaaaagggggagagaattgatgatgtaGAAAGTGCATTAGTTGTATTAGTTCGTAAGTTAAGGAGGAGAGTGcataattttttgacaaaatatggGAATGAGTGAAGCATGAAATAAGGGGTGAGCTTAGTGCCCTTAAAGGCTTAGTACATTTCATGCATTCAAGTTTGGTATCAAATTCAATAGTTATCAAATAGCTTTCTACATGCtaggttttgtaatcatcaaaaagggggagattgttggaccaaaggtcctatattttttgttttgatgattgtatcatgctatgctatttgattacatgatctttgtgatgaatttgatggtaaattgattgaatttgagacttctcttaattggtttttcattcaagtgttttaaaactagttgtgaactcaacgatcgtttttataccaaatgacatctaaatgagctgaatttttatagagacattaatcacatcataaggaacattttgcttgaaggaatgaataacaaattctgccgtttagtagctgaaaagctgtgccctagttcatatccgaaaattatgattatttgtcttaattgagtgcttatgtgactaaatgatatttgtttgagctggaaacttatatgtacataagtccatatatattatgatgttatatgctctaattttgattatttgaactcaactaacctattgttcaagcatgaagctcaaatgagtttacaagcatatcttaaggtttttcaggttaagacaagagtcgtagtaatccggctgtccaagaatagtctcgtaagacttaggacaagctatgaaaatcctaagcactcttgcaaatccactagaaggtgaatgttgaaaatgtccaattcagacaagaagtgttcatttcagacaaggtgtgtccaattaggacgctgtgtcaatttcagacaagcactttatggtgagtatttggtggagatttcaacaaactacattcaaaatttaaagagaggattcgaaattcaaagttggagattcgaaattcgaaattcaaaatcaagtcaaggttgttgcatgattttcgaaatttagtgtacaagaacaagaatgtggcaaggttcaagatgtgttgctgtattttttgaagatcaaaatcaaagtttgttgcaacttatgaggagataaccaagagagagattcaagcccttgaaatcaaattttcaaagttgaagctgaggagatatcttcaaaggagctttgattggctgaaatttgaaagaagatgaagccaatttcaaaagtcatgttggtaaagatctcattcaagtcaaaatggagctgttatgatcaagtgattgcatttcttcaacaagagacttaaatggacgaaaatcttgggtgaacatggccaagtatgttgtctacattcaaagacaagagaatgatatatttgaatggaggatatcaagtttgttggcagaattgttcaaagagaggctgttgcactataaaaggagaatatcaagtttgttttcaaaaaactacattcaaattcaaagttcaagtgaagatgagaagatcaagggatgatctcaactatctctacttggctttcctataaatagccatccatacaagaggagatgacacaagacttgctacaagctacatatcctattctctcaagctctctttctctccagcaaaaggccaagtcttccaagtctagttctacaagcatatattgttgttactaaaaagctctccgacactttatatttcaatcctacctgtgagcctttgtcaaatttgtgagagttccctcaa
This window contains:
- the LOC119994682 gene encoding uncharacterized protein LOC119994682, whose amino-acid sequence is MAFTTSHGEAEGLSMNRPPFFNGKDYGFWKTRMRIFIRSIDLDLWDVIEYGPHRPKKKSGDTLVDKERSEWTMEDKKLVSLNDRAVNILHCALIRAEFDHISTCKSAREIWCMLELKHEGTSQVKDTKINMLVHDYELFKMKPNECISDMFARLTTICNELQSLGKVYSNADRVQKVLRSLPKTWKDKVTAIQEAKDLQTLKLEELIGSLMTHEIELKKYEEEDETPRRKGIALAANSDSSSDEDEETQIARNFRKFMKFQKQGGFKRKGNFKGKKNELTCFRCGKTGHLIAECPKPSKKKFKGKGKKEKKAFKATWDNTSSDGSSSEEEEDHTAKLCLMAKSAEVSSSQDEVVSVSESQCFDSLSDAYAQLCEFHESLMLKYKLAKKEISRLKKIEKVHLHDCVELKTKHDDLDITCNDLAGNIDDLVMEIEALKEHTCQGITDLQLQKLREFDEMQERVKELDSEILSWEEYESKMLDKLTNLKSEVENLNEKNQLLEMKFSQFCTSSEKLDLLFSSQRHYLDKSGIGYDPMKLNESLSGTSAMGRTSIVAAQRAKLLRARVSHPRPEFKSGEWYLDSGCSRHMTGNPTMFTTFTKKKHGGNITFGDNSKGRILGNGSVGNSSFAIDGVLYVSGLSFNLISISQLADKGFVVKFKKDKYLIKNKLKELVVAGSRSGNVYVIDFESLSSSLTCLIASSDCALH